Proteins from one Leptonema illini DSM 21528 genomic window:
- a CDS encoding adenylate/guanylate cyclase domain-containing protein — MRKIGLVLLGIAAGLLILLPAFLYLLAFMDSSLQFGYTRFFKEVYFTIVPGIALVGAGFFFQEKLTATEKDRFVLKDYLWTALFVGSLLLYILVFIAGPDSIFNRMGNLIPPIDFLAPEWNAFLLWISFFVVLVSSIMLYRSVQRLRWDKNRSGALMIGLLLSVFFSLMMDRFPLMRNLESTFESEKYSLMRNPANSLHPPSGLRYCRAPYDDSGETVTTFAPNPEGVRDDIEIIGIATVTFEKIQGAWPLDFGVYANIVDNLAQAERSVTLFDISFQDDKGIHGGSACGVTIKCDPLEGKPMPGRQTDILAKAIASSPQKIVGDFPIEATDDMKSKVANYQARLDILNERERLRNIKGGQLARVWAKLPVPPVVPIAEAYDGMGFANILKSDSGVNSQVPLVSRIVNTERSQQPDYNPDRDDYFYPGIDLVLAVQYYGIDLLEDVEVDFLKGVITLKNIPEVKYRKFDLETMAEQELDIMAKPNASRQIVIPIDVFGRMNINFRGGRYCFRYREILEVADMSPEEAGANYKNKIALVAMYYATGAGTAQDMHLGPYGDMAGIEHHAHAINTILNQDFAYTAPAWVNLLILLGIGLLMGMYQPRVPTGMSFVLALAIAAVFTGITLFVSFDLFSFHHVFPTVLILQFVQLVAFIGFRALTEEENVKFIRTTFSKFVSHDVVEELLANPEAISLGGSKKEISVFFSDVRGFTTISEALSPEGLVSLLNEYLSEMTELIIDYRGTIDKYMGDAIMAFWGAPARNDDHAYYACVAAIAQYRALQGLQKRWSERNIPVIDIGIGINTGLAVVGNMGSSRRMDYTLMGDTVNLGSRLEGITKTYGVKICISEFTYERVKDRVYARELDLVRVKGKLEPVRIYELMGLVNEADVESLKVSHSATPAKG; from the coding sequence ATGCGTAAAATCGGTCTTGTACTGCTCGGAATCGCCGCCGGGTTGCTGATCCTTCTGCCTGCCTTTCTTTATTTGCTGGCATTTATGGACAGCTCCTTGCAGTTCGGCTACACCCGCTTCTTCAAAGAGGTCTACTTCACCATCGTTCCAGGGATAGCTCTTGTCGGCGCCGGCTTCTTTTTTCAAGAAAAGCTTACGGCCACCGAAAAAGACCGATTCGTTCTTAAAGACTATCTCTGGACGGCTCTTTTTGTCGGTTCTCTTTTGCTTTACATCCTGGTCTTTATTGCCGGTCCCGATTCGATCTTCAATCGCATGGGCAATCTTATTCCGCCTATCGATTTTCTTGCTCCCGAATGGAATGCCTTTCTTCTCTGGATCAGCTTTTTTGTCGTTCTTGTATCTTCGATCATGCTCTATCGATCGGTGCAGCGCTTGCGCTGGGATAAGAACCGATCGGGTGCTTTGATGATCGGACTGCTGCTTTCGGTTTTCTTTTCTCTCATGATGGATCGATTTCCGTTAATGAGAAACCTGGAGAGTACATTCGAATCAGAAAAATATAGCCTTATGCGGAACCCTGCAAATTCATTGCATCCACCTTCGGGCTTAAGGTACTGTCGGGCTCCTTATGACGATAGCGGTGAAACGGTAACGACGTTTGCTCCTAATCCTGAAGGAGTCCGTGATGACATTGAGATTATCGGTATCGCAACCGTAACGTTCGAAAAGATTCAGGGGGCATGGCCTTTAGATTTCGGGGTTTACGCCAATATTGTCGATAATCTGGCGCAGGCGGAGCGAAGCGTAACACTATTCGACATTAGCTTTCAGGATGACAAAGGTATTCATGGGGGCAGCGCGTGTGGCGTCACCATAAAGTGTGATCCGCTTGAAGGAAAACCAATGCCGGGAAGGCAAACCGACATCCTCGCAAAGGCCATCGCATCGAGTCCGCAAAAGATCGTAGGAGACTTTCCAATCGAAGCCACTGACGATATGAAGTCCAAGGTGGCCAACTATCAGGCACGTCTGGACATACTCAATGAACGTGAGCGTTTAAGAAACATAAAAGGTGGACAACTCGCAAGAGTATGGGCCAAACTTCCGGTACCTCCTGTAGTCCCAATCGCTGAGGCCTACGATGGAATGGGCTTTGCAAATATCCTTAAGAGCGATTCGGGTGTTAACAGTCAGGTGCCGCTTGTGTCCAGGATTGTGAATACGGAACGCAGTCAGCAACCAGACTACAATCCCGATAGAGATGATTATTTTTATCCCGGTATTGATCTGGTTCTGGCAGTCCAATACTACGGCATAGACCTACTTGAGGATGTTGAAGTTGACTTCCTTAAAGGCGTGATTACGCTGAAAAATATTCCAGAGGTCAAGTATAGAAAATTCGACCTGGAAACAATGGCCGAGCAAGAGCTTGATATCATGGCAAAGCCGAATGCCAGCAGGCAGATCGTCATCCCTATCGACGTTTTTGGTCGCATGAATATCAACTTCCGCGGCGGCCGCTACTGCTTTCGGTACAGGGAGATCCTCGAAGTTGCTGATATGTCTCCTGAAGAAGCGGGGGCTAACTATAAGAATAAGATCGCCCTTGTCGCTATGTACTATGCCACAGGGGCGGGAACAGCTCAGGATATGCACCTCGGTCCGTACGGCGATATGGCCGGTATCGAGCATCATGCCCATGCCATCAATACGATCCTGAATCAGGACTTTGCCTACACGGCGCCTGCATGGGTGAACCTCTTGATCCTGCTTGGCATCGGCCTTCTGATGGGCATGTACCAGCCCCGCGTGCCGACGGGTATGAGCTTCGTTCTTGCTCTGGCCATTGCCGCCGTCTTCACGGGCATCACGCTTTTTGTGAGCTTCGATCTTTTCAGCTTTCATCACGTCTTCCCCACGGTTCTCATCTTACAGTTCGTGCAGCTTGTGGCCTTCATCGGCTTCCGGGCCCTGACCGAAGAAGAGAACGTGAAGTTCATTCGCACGACCTTCTCGAAGTTCGTATCGCATGACGTCGTTGAAGAGCTTCTCGCCAATCCCGAGGCGATCAGCCTTGGCGGTTCTAAAAAGGAGATTTCGGTCTTCTTTTCTGACGTGCGCGGATTCACGACGATCTCTGAGGCGCTGTCTCCGGAAGGGCTCGTCTCGCTGCTGAACGAGTATCTGTCTGAAATGACGGAGCTGATCATCGACTACAGGGGCACGATCGACAAGTACATGGGCGACGCAATTATGGCCTTCTGGGGAGCTCCGGCTCGCAACGACGACCATGCCTATTATGCCTGTGTGGCCGCCATTGCGCAGTACAGGGCCCTGCAGGGGTTGCAGAAGCGCTGGTCCGAGCGGAACATTCCGGTTATCGACATCGGTATCGGTATCAATACCGGCCTTGCCGTCGTCGGAAATATGGGGTCGAGCCGCCGCATGGACTATACTTTGATGGGAGACACGGTCAACCTCGGGTCCCGTCTTGAAGGCATTACGAAAACCTACGGCGTGAAGATCTGTATCTCTGAGTTCACCTATGAGCGAGTTAAGGATCGGGTCTATGCGCGAGAACTTGACCTGGTGAGGGTAAAAGGAAAGCTGGAACCTGTACGGATCTACGAGCTGATGGGATTGGTAAACGAAGCCGACGTGGAGTCACTCAAGGTTTCGCATTCTGCCACTCCAGCGAAGGGTTGA
- the secA gene encoding preprotein translocase subunit SecA, protein MFDKALKLVFGTKHERDIKKMVPIVSQINALGDTVRDLTNEQITAKTAEFRQRLEAGETLDDILPEAFALVREAAWRALGMRHFDVQMMGGMVLHQGKIAEMKTGEGKTLTSTLPIYLNALSGKGVHVVTVNDYLARRDAMWMKPVYDLLGVSVGFIQNQMEFSERQKSYACDITYGTNNEFGFDYLRDNMVQDLSFRVQRGHNYAIVDEVDSILIDEARTPLIISGPTEENTDNYRVVDRAVRKLIDAEKRLPPPPPREVEPGKEEPHVLFGNYYDVDEKSKNVLLTEEGIHKIEEMLGVTNLYAPEHVNLVAHTSQALRAHLIYKDEVDYVVKEGEVVIVDEHTGRLMVGRRYSDGLHQAIEAKENVEIKQETQTLATVTFQNFFRMYKKLAGMTGTADTEAEEFKKIYRLDVVVVPTNVPVQRKDYADRVYKTEADKFNAIVKEILECNERQQPVLVGTISIEKSEYLSALLKKNHIAHSVLNAKHHEREAEIVENAGRPGAVTVATNMAGRGTDIVLGGAPTFLKDLEKMEDSDPAVVEFKEALVRKQYEAAEMAIRRIAHTDPRKTAQDIFDRSQIWLKFHNQVKEAGGLHIIGSERHESRRIDNQLRGRSGRQGDPGSSRFYLCLEDTLMRLFGGDRWRSIMERIWVEEGQELEAKMVDRAIARAQKRVESHNFDVRKHLLEYDDVMNRQREIIYAERDRILNNNSVRELIFDWAGDVIETRVLDFCDSNDPDKWQTVSMVEWFKGALGFEPKLNIADLKKEKDSQMAAYNVLMNEARFFYENKVAQVGEGEFEYVERRITLDIIDIRWKEHLYQMDHLREGIWASSYSEKNPLVEYKIQGFRIFEGVLESIKEQVVEALFRIQIMGPVERSTPEPKRVQGQEHHAQLDSFAASQEVVPGLNPAQQTSSDNPIVVSSGGASRRRGSRRNRRK, encoded by the coding sequence ATGTTTGATAAAGCGTTAAAACTTGTTTTCGGAACGAAACACGAACGAGACATAAAAAAGATGGTCCCCATCGTCTCGCAGATCAATGCCCTCGGCGATACCGTGCGTGATCTGACCAACGAGCAGATCACGGCAAAGACGGCCGAGTTCCGGCAGAGGCTTGAGGCCGGCGAAACGCTCGATGATATTCTTCCCGAGGCCTTTGCCCTTGTGCGCGAAGCGGCCTGGAGAGCTCTCGGTATGCGTCACTTCGACGTACAGATGATGGGCGGTATGGTTCTGCATCAGGGCAAGATCGCCGAGATGAAAACGGGTGAAGGAAAAACGCTCACGTCGACGTTGCCGATCTATCTGAACGCCCTCTCAGGCAAAGGCGTGCATGTCGTGACGGTAAACGACTATCTCGCTCGCCGTGACGCCATGTGGATGAAACCCGTTTACGATCTGTTAGGCGTCAGCGTCGGCTTCATTCAGAACCAGATGGAATTCTCGGAGCGGCAGAAATCCTACGCCTGTGATATCACCTACGGCACGAATAACGAATTCGGCTTCGACTATCTGCGCGATAACATGGTGCAGGATCTGAGCTTTCGCGTACAGCGCGGCCATAATTACGCCATCGTCGACGAAGTGGACTCCATCCTGATTGACGAGGCCCGCACTCCTCTTATTATCTCGGGCCCGACCGAAGAGAACACCGACAACTACCGCGTCGTCGACCGTGCCGTGCGCAAACTCATCGACGCCGAAAAACGGCTACCGCCTCCGCCTCCGCGTGAAGTGGAGCCCGGCAAAGAAGAGCCGCACGTACTTTTCGGCAATTATTATGACGTCGACGAAAAGTCAAAGAACGTCCTGTTAACCGAAGAAGGCATTCATAAGATCGAAGAGATGCTCGGCGTAACGAACCTGTACGCTCCGGAGCACGTCAATCTCGTCGCACATACGTCGCAGGCACTGCGGGCACATCTTATCTACAAAGACGAGGTGGATTACGTCGTGAAAGAAGGCGAGGTCGTTATCGTCGATGAGCATACGGGCCGTCTCATGGTCGGTCGTCGTTATTCCGATGGTCTGCATCAGGCCATCGAGGCGAAAGAGAACGTCGAGATCAAACAGGAGACGCAAACGCTCGCCACCGTCACCTTTCAGAACTTCTTTCGTATGTACAAGAAGCTGGCCGGTATGACCGGTACGGCCGATACCGAAGCCGAGGAATTCAAGAAGATCTATCGCCTGGATGTCGTTGTCGTTCCGACGAACGTACCCGTACAGCGCAAGGACTACGCCGACCGCGTTTATAAGACCGAGGCCGATAAATTCAACGCCATCGTCAAAGAGATTCTCGAATGCAACGAGCGACAGCAGCCGGTGCTTGTCGGTACGATCTCCATCGAAAAATCCGAGTATCTTTCGGCCCTTCTCAAGAAGAATCATATCGCGCACAGCGTCCTGAACGCGAAGCATCATGAACGCGAGGCTGAGATCGTCGAGAACGCCGGTCGACCCGGAGCCGTCACCGTCGCCACAAACATGGCCGGTCGCGGAACCGACATCGTGCTTGGCGGCGCTCCGACCTTTTTAAAAGATCTTGAGAAGATGGAAGATAGCGACCCGGCTGTCGTTGAGTTCAAAGAGGCGCTCGTCCGCAAACAATATGAAGCGGCCGAGATGGCCATCCGACGGATCGCCCATACGGACCCCCGCAAAACGGCGCAGGATATCTTCGATCGTTCGCAGATCTGGCTGAAGTTTCACAATCAGGTGAAAGAGGCGGGCGGGCTTCATATCATCGGTTCGGAGCGGCATGAATCGCGCCGTATCGACAACCAGCTGCGCGGCCGTTCGGGGCGTCAGGGTGACCCGGGTTCAAGCCGCTTCTATCTGTGCCTTGAAGATACGCTGATGCGATTGTTCGGCGGGGATCGCTGGAGATCCATCATGGAACGCATCTGGGTCGAAGAAGGCCAGGAGCTTGAGGCGAAGATGGTGGACCGCGCCATCGCCCGCGCTCAGAAGCGAGTGGAAAGCCATAACTTCGACGTGCGCAAGCATCTGCTTGAATACGACGACGTGATGAACCGACAGCGCGAGATCATCTATGCCGAGAGAGATCGCATTCTCAACAATAACAGCGTGCGTGAGCTGATCTTCGACTGGGCCGGCGACGTCATCGAGACGCGCGTGCTCGACTTCTGCGATTCAAACGATCCCGATAAATGGCAGACCGTGTCGATGGTCGAGTGGTTCAAAGGAGCGCTCGGCTTCGAACCGAAACTGAATATCGCAGATCTTAAGAAAGAGAAAGATTCGCAGATGGCCGCGTATAACGTTCTTATGAACGAAGCCCGCTTCTTCTACGAGAACAAGGTCGCTCAGGTCGGCGAGGGCGAATTCGAATACGTAGAGCGTCGCATCACGCTTGATATCATCGACATTCGCTGGAAGGAGCATCTGTATCAGATGGACCATCTGCGCGAGGGCATCTGGGCGTCTTCGTATTCCGAGAAGAATCCGCTTGTCGAATACAAGATCCAGGGATTCCGCATCTTTGAAGGCGTTCTCGAATCGATTAAAGAGCAGGTCGTCGAGGCGCTGTTCCGTATTCAGATCATGGGACCGGTCGAACGTAGCACGCCCGAGCCGAAACGTGTGCAGGGGCAGGAGCATCATGCGCAGCTCGATTCGTTTGCAGCGTCGCAGGAGGTCGTGCCCGGGCTTAATCCGGCGCAGCAGACGTCCTCTGACAATCCGATCGTCGTATCGTCGGGCGGAGCGTCGAGAAGACGCGGCTCGCGACGGAACAGACGAAAGTAG
- a CDS encoding ATP-dependent DNA helicase, which translates to MNEGGLRFFESDSPLKNLFPGFELREGQRKMAEAVQQALRQKQILVVEAGTGTGKTLSYLLPLLAEAKATGRRVLVSTETKTLQSQILKKELPLIQKALGALFGQADPIQAEICLGAGNYLCKRKLQRRRMAGEKQIWYRDFMKWERTTATGLISEYTDYTPPGFLSGLGRESDRCLGARCPNYQTSHYFVARERWKRSNLLIVNHALLARHLLGESTLLPEFHYAVIDEAHRFAELFNAQAEETLSLEWLKSVVAELPYPAPGLVQASDDLYAALRQAHGLRNRRFRLTKALDLPEVNPLLGSIDRAVQDLENDDQSDLFGETQAEANLRKTMLTGRLKTASRILDRFCEGPTSTEVFSLVVEKDDAKLTVTPVDSSERIHALFLQTIDSVVFTSATLSVKGSLDYFTSQIGIDGKNPRYRSMQLPSPFDYAGRSMLYIPRHLPEPGAVDTGFEQACVEEVRRLIELAGGGVLVVFSSLRSLQTVESGLQGITFPVYSSAKDGPERAIELFRQTDDAVLLGLESYRQGLDVQGDRLRMVVLVRLPFPVPDDPLLQAREEREKEQGRNPFTSLQMPEMILKMRQGFGRLIRSSEDRGAVAILDPRVYTRPYGKTLLASLPPARRTDSFEELDRWWKGIFTKPGKKSIRGKVSI; encoded by the coding sequence ATGAACGAAGGCGGCCTGCGCTTCTTTGAATCCGATAGCCCTCTGAAAAATCTCTTTCCAGGCTTCGAGCTGCGCGAAGGGCAGAGGAAGATGGCAGAGGCGGTGCAACAGGCCCTTCGTCAGAAGCAGATCCTCGTCGTCGAGGCGGGAACGGGAACAGGCAAGACGCTGTCGTATCTTCTGCCGCTGCTTGCAGAGGCGAAGGCCACAGGACGGCGCGTGCTCGTCAGTACAGAGACCAAGACGCTTCAATCGCAGATACTCAAGAAAGAGCTTCCGCTGATTCAAAAGGCGCTCGGCGCTTTATTCGGGCAGGCCGATCCCATACAGGCCGAGATCTGCCTCGGCGCCGGGAACTACCTGTGCAAGCGAAAGCTACAGCGCCGCAGAATGGCGGGCGAAAAGCAGATATGGTACAGAGACTTCATGAAATGGGAGCGGACGACGGCGACCGGTCTTATCTCGGAGTACACGGACTATACGCCGCCAGGATTTCTTTCGGGGCTCGGCCGCGAAAGCGATCGCTGCCTCGGTGCGAGGTGCCCGAACTATCAGACCTCACATTATTTTGTCGCACGCGAACGCTGGAAAAGGTCCAATCTTTTAATCGTTAACCATGCGCTGCTTGCCCGTCATCTTCTCGGCGAATCGACGTTGCTTCCGGAATTTCACTATGCCGTCATCGACGAAGCGCACCGTTTTGCAGAGCTGTTCAACGCCCAGGCCGAAGAGACGCTTTCGCTGGAGTGGCTGAAATCCGTCGTCGCCGAACTGCCGTACCCGGCGCCCGGTCTTGTGCAGGCGTCGGATGATCTTTATGCGGCGCTGCGTCAGGCGCATGGACTGAGAAACAGACGCTTCAGGCTGACGAAGGCCCTTGATCTGCCCGAGGTGAATCCGCTTCTCGGTAGCATCGATCGTGCCGTCCAGGATCTGGAAAACGACGATCAGAGCGATCTTTTCGGCGAAACCCAGGCCGAGGCAAATCTACGCAAGACGATGCTGACGGGACGGCTGAAGACGGCATCCCGTATTCTTGACCGATTCTGCGAAGGTCCGACCTCGACGGAGGTCTTTTCGCTCGTCGTCGAGAAGGACGACGCTAAGTTAACCGTGACGCCCGTCGACAGCTCGGAGCGGATTCATGCGTTATTTCTACAGACGATCGATTCCGTCGTCTTCACCTCGGCCACGTTATCGGTAAAAGGCAGCCTCGATTATTTCACGTCACAGATCGGTATCGATGGGAAGAATCCGCGGTATCGATCGATGCAGCTGCCGTCGCCCTTTGATTATGCAGGCCGATCCATGCTTTATATTCCAAGGCATTTGCCCGAGCCTGGCGCCGTCGATACTGGATTCGAGCAGGCCTGCGTCGAAGAGGTGCGGCGACTGATCGAGCTGGCCGGCGGCGGCGTGCTTGTCGTCTTTTCGTCTCTGCGCTCTTTGCAGACGGTGGAATCCGGACTTCAGGGCATAACGTTTCCTGTTTATTCAAGCGCTAAGGACGGACCGGAACGGGCGATCGAGCTCTTTCGCCAGACCGACGATGCGGTGCTGCTCGGACTGGAATCCTACCGGCAGGGGCTTGATGTGCAGGGAGATCGCTTGCGCATGGTCGTTCTGGTAAGGCTTCCTTTTCCCGTGCCCGATGATCCGCTTCTACAGGCCCGCGAAGAGCGTGAGAAAGAGCAGGGCCGCAATCCGTTTACTTCGCTTCAGATGCCCGAGATGATTCTAAAAATGAGACAGGGCTTCGGGCGTCTGATCCGATCATCAGAAGACAGAGGAGCCGTCGCCATTCTTGATCCGAGGGTGTACACCAGGCCCTATGGCAAGACCCTGCTTGCCAGTCTGCCGCCGGCCCGTCGCACCGATTCGTTCGAGGAACTGGATCGGTGGTGGAAAGGTATTTTCACGAAGCCGGGAAAAAAGAGCATACGCGGAAAGGTTTCTATATGA
- the dxs gene encoding 1-deoxy-D-xylulose-5-phosphate synthase, giving the protein MKQYSYLDRIDTPEDLRRFPVNDLKAVADDVRDYLIDTLAEVGGHFASNLGVVELTVALHYVLNTPKDRLIWDVGHQIYPHKILTGRKHRLRSVRRYGGLSGFPKREESEYDLFNTGHAGTSISQVIGEALARDVKKEDYRCFCVIGDASMTAGMALEALNHGGHVKSDCVVILNDNDMSISHAVGALNHYLNQVITSNFYNKSRRLWYKFLALLPLVGAGLRMFSRRMERVMKNIFIPGSLFEDLGFRYIGPVDGHNMEELVEVLMRVKHIKGPILVHVYTQKGKGYQPAESNPIKYHSVTTFNRKDGTFVGKSEQPTVSYSQIVGDTLTDIFSRNDRAVAITPAMIEGSGLRSLADKYPDRVYDVGIAEQHAVALAGGMASGGIIPYLCIYSTFLVRGLDQLIEDVALMRFPVRIVIDRAGCVGPDGETHQGLYDIGYLHAIPEIRIYAPTNGAELKAMLLHMEHDEAGPLAVRFPKGDATVAELNGPLPDVTDTKPERIGEGTDLAIVSIGVMKEAALALQAELKERHGINASVIAIRWVRPIDLAALNDMLRRVDAFVFVEDSYRFASGAMCLLEQLDSDAKGRHIQTFAFPDVPIEHGTRGEIFHHYGISVEAMREFLVRHPKMKRESGKVSGRAISL; this is encoded by the coding sequence ATGAAACAGTATTCCTATCTGGATCGGATCGACACTCCGGAAGACCTCAGGCGGTTTCCGGTAAACGATCTCAAGGCCGTCGCCGATGATGTGCGCGACTATCTCATCGACACGCTGGCCGAGGTGGGCGGGCATTTCGCCTCGAACCTCGGCGTCGTCGAGCTCACCGTCGCCCTTCACTACGTTCTCAACACGCCGAAGGACCGCCTGATCTGGGATGTCGGCCATCAGATTTATCCGCATAAGATTCTCACCGGCCGCAAGCATCGCCTGCGCAGTGTGCGCCGGTACGGCGGGCTGTCGGGCTTTCCCAAACGTGAAGAATCGGAGTACGATCTCTTTAATACGGGCCATGCCGGTACGTCGATCTCACAGGTAATCGGCGAGGCCCTGGCCCGCGACGTCAAAAAAGAGGACTACCGTTGCTTCTGCGTCATCGGCGATGCCTCGATGACGGCCGGTATGGCGCTTGAGGCGCTGAACCACGGCGGCCACGTCAAGTCGGATTGCGTCGTTATCCTGAACGACAACGACATGTCCATATCGCATGCCGTCGGCGCTCTCAATCATTATCTGAATCAGGTCATCACATCGAATTTCTATAACAAAAGCCGCCGGCTCTGGTACAAGTTCCTGGCCCTTCTTCCGCTTGTAGGAGCCGGTCTGCGCATGTTCTCACGTCGCATGGAGCGCGTGATGAAGAACATCTTTATTCCGGGATCGCTTTTCGAAGACCTGGGCTTTCGTTATATCGGCCCTGTTGACGGGCACAATATGGAAGAGCTTGTCGAGGTGCTCATGCGAGTGAAGCACATAAAAGGCCCCATCCTTGTGCATGTTTACACACAGAAAGGAAAGGGCTATCAACCGGCCGAGTCGAATCCCATCAAGTATCATAGCGTCACGACGTTCAATCGCAAAGACGGCACCTTTGTCGGGAAAAGCGAACAGCCGACGGTTTCTTACAGTCAGATCGTCGGCGATACGCTCACAGATATCTTTTCTCGCAATGACAGGGCAGTCGCCATCACTCCGGCGATGATCGAAGGATCGGGGCTACGCTCCCTTGCAGATAAGTATCCAGATCGTGTTTACGATGTGGGCATCGCCGAGCAGCACGCTGTCGCCCTGGCCGGCGGTATGGCTTCCGGCGGGATCATTCCGTATCTCTGTATCTATTCGACCTTTCTTGTGCGCGGTCTCGATCAGCTCATCGAAGACGTCGCCCTCATGCGCTTTCCCGTCCGTATCGTTATCGATCGCGCCGGCTGTGTGGGGCCAGACGGCGAGACGCATCAGGGGTTATACGACATCGGTTATCTGCATGCCATTCCCGAGATCCGCATCTATGCTCCGACGAACGGCGCCGAACTCAAGGCGATGCTTCTTCATATGGAGCATGACGAGGCCGGTCCGCTTGCCGTGCGCTTCCCGAAAGGGGACGCTACGGTCGCCGAGCTGAACGGACCTCTGCCCGACGTCACCGACACAAAGCCCGAGCGCATCGGCGAGGGAACCGATCTGGCCATCGTATCGATCGGCGTAATGAAAGAGGCGGCGCTTGCGCTTCAGGCGGAGCTGAAGGAGCGACACGGCATCAATGCCTCGGTCATCGCCATCCGCTGGGTGCGGCCGATCGATCTGGCTGCACTGAACGATATGCTGCGGCGGGTGGATGCCTTTGTCTTTGTTGAGGACTCGTATCGTTTCGCATCGGGGGCGATGTGCCTTCTCGAACAGCTCGACTCCGATGCCAAAGGCCGCCATATTCAAACCTTTGCCTTTCCCGATGTTCCGATCGAACACGGTACCCGCGGCGAGATCTTTCACCACTACGGTATCTCGGTCGAGGCGATGCGGGAGTTTCTCGTGCGCCATCCTAAGATGAAGCGAGAAAGTGGAAAGGTCTCGGGCCGGGCCATCTCTCTCTAA
- the trpA gene encoding tryptophan synthase subunit alpha — MTVQTTSPLAMRLKQIMTEKGRPLYMPYLTLGDPSFKASVEIAGAMLRGGADVLELGIPFSDPTADGPVIQKAMVRSMSASDFSIDAVFETTEKIHALQPETPLVFLTYLNPVLSGFAASSADEQESAVRFFERSARAGIRGLVIPDLPYDSKEARLLARLGAMAGVEIVGMIAPNTSPKRLKEIAAAARGFIYYVTSHGVTGERSELPADLVERLEQVRKLSGVPVFAGFGISRPEQAATLVGHVDGVIAGSVHHRIIEEDASTAAAKIEQLTRDFTASLQTRN, encoded by the coding sequence ATGACGGTGCAAACGACAAGCCCTCTTGCTATGCGGCTGAAACAGATCATGACCGAGAAGGGCAGGCCTCTTTATATGCCGTACCTGACGCTCGGCGATCCGAGTTTTAAGGCGTCGGTTGAGATTGCCGGAGCCATGCTGCGCGGCGGGGCCGATGTGCTGGAACTGGGCATTCCGTTTTCTGATCCGACGGCCGACGGGCCGGTCATTCAGAAGGCGATGGTGCGCTCGATGAGTGCTTCAGATTTCTCGATCGATGCCGTTTTCGAAACGACTGAGAAGATCCACGCCCTGCAACCCGAGACGCCGCTTGTTTTTCTCACGTATCTCAATCCGGTGCTATCGGGATTTGCCGCCTCATCGGCCGACGAGCAGGAAAGCGCCGTTCGCTTCTTCGAGCGCTCGGCACGGGCCGGAATTCGCGGCCTGGTAATTCCCGATCTGCCCTACGATAGCAAAGAGGCGCGGCTGCTTGCCCGACTGGGAGCGATGGCCGGCGTTGAGATTGTGGGCATGATTGCCCCGAATACATCGCCAAAGCGCCTGAAAGAGATCGCTGCGGCGGCCCGTGGCTTCATCTACTACGTTACGAGCCATGGCGTTACGGGCGAACGCTCCGAGCTGCCCGCCGACCTTGTCGAACGGCTCGAACAGGTGCGAAAGCTATCTGGCGTTCCCGTTTTCGCCGGATTCGGCATCAGCCGGCCCGAACAGGCCGCAACGCTTGTCGGCCATGTCGATGGAGTCATCGCCGGCAGCGTGCATCACCGCATCATCGAAGAGGATGCATCGACGGCGGCGGCGAAAATCGAGCAACTGACGCGCGATTTTACGGCCTCTCTGCAGACGCGAAACTGA